The nucleotide window TTCCAGTGTCGGCATTTCCACGCCTGCCACAATATCCATTTTGACAAATAAGGCAATATTAATGAGCAATATTAGCAAACCAAGAATAATGCCCCCTAAAGCACCGCCTCTTCTTGCAACCCTTCTATTTGGAGCTGTCCCCCCCATTACAATAAGCATTGCCGCACCTCCCGCAATATTGTACGAAACGTATATGACAGCACCAGAAAACCAGTGAGGCGTTGCGGAAGGCTGACTTTTTGCGATTGCATTAAGTTCACTTACCGGATAATTCATCGTAAACAATGAATAAATTAATAGGATAAAAATGATACCAAGTAAATAAGGCATGAGCGCCGCCAGCATTTTAATGATGCTCTCCGCATTAAGCATCAGTGTTACTACGACGAGCAGCGCCATTAATAAGCTGCCGACCGATGCATCCATACTGTACATCTGATTGAATGTAGAGCCCGCTCCAGCCAGCATAACAACCGCAATGCCGAACAGCACAAAGGAAATCATCTGGTCCAGTACCGGACCAAAAAAGCGGCCCCCGATAAAATGAATCCCTTCCTTATGGGAAGTCGTCTGCAAATCCGAACCAATCTGCGCAAGCGTCATCCCCAACATCGTAAAAATAATCGTTGCTGCAATACATCCAAACACACTCATTAACCCAAAGCTTGTAAAGTACTGCATAATCTCCTGTCCCGAAGCAAAACCTGCACCGACAACTAAACTGACAAATGCCCCTGCAATTTGAATACTCTTTTTCAATTCGCACCTTCTTTATATTTCTATTTATCATAGATACTTTATGTACAGGCAGGTAGAAAACATGCTTGAATATAAAAAGAAGAGAATTCAGTCTGAAAAACGACGCAATAAAAAATACCTTAACCGCTATTTTTCTAGGCGGTTAAAGTATTATAGAATGTAATATTATTTTCAATAACTAAACTTTACGCGAACAGATGCACTTACTGACATTGTTCCAGGTTCTATCGGAGTCACTGCCCGCTGGCTGCTTAACTGCATCGTCTTGTACGGAATCGGAGCAATCGTTTGTTCCTCGATTATTTCCACCGGCAATGTGTGTAATGTGACACCCATCGTTTTAGCCATAGCTGTTGCTTTCCCCACGGCATCGATCAGAGCAAACTGCAGTGCCTGCCGGTAGTAAACATCTGTATCCATTATTTTAAACTCGATAGCGGATACATGGTTTGCTCCATTTTGAATTGCCGTATCAATT belongs to Solibacillus sp. FSL W7-1436 and includes:
- a CDS encoding YkvI family membrane protein; the encoded protein is MKKSIQIAGAFVSLVVGAGFASGQEIMQYFTSFGLMSVFGCIAATIIFTMLGMTLAQIGSDLQTTSHKEGIHFIGGRFFGPVLDQMISFVLFGIAVVMLAGAGSTFNQMYSMDASVGSLLMALLVVVTLMLNAESIIKMLAALMPYLLGIIFILLIYSLFTMNYPVSELNAIAKSQPSATPHWFSGAVIYVSYNIAGGAAMLIVMGGTAPNRRVARRGGALGGIILGLLILLINIALFVKMDIVAGVEMPTLELAKQIHPAVGIIMSFVLLAMIYSTAVGTLYILAVRIVKPDRFAFKVTVNLLCIVGFAISLVGFTTLISKLYVVMGYLGIGLILCILISALFKSSNQKVS